The nucleotide sequence ATCAAATAATTCAAGGAAAGTAGTGGTTACAAAATGATGGCGAAAGAAGCAGCAGTGTTACAAGGAAAGGACTTGTTAACACTCATTGATTATACAAAAGAAGAAATCATCCAAATATTAGAAAGTGCGGTTGAGTTAAAAAAAGCAAAAAAGAATGGTGAAATTCTTGAGCCATTAAAAGGGAAAACACTCGGAATGATTTTCGAAAAGCCTTCAACGAGAACACGTGTCTCATTTGAAGCTGGAATGACTCAACTTGGCGGTCATGCAATTTACTTAGATACGAAAGGCTCGCAGCTTGGACGCGGTGAAACAATTGGAGATACGGCCCAAGTACTTTCGGAATATGTTGATGCGATTATGATTCGAACATTTGAACATTCGAAAGTTGTAGAGTTAGCAGAAGCTGCTTCTATTCCGGTTATTAATGGCCTAACAGACGATTATCATCCTTGTCAGGCGCTTGCGGACTTATTAACCGTTTATGAATTAAAGGGAACATTTGAAAATCAAAAGCTTGTGTATGTTGGCGATGGAAACAATGTGGCTCATTCTTTAATGATTGCAGCTGCGAAAGTGGGAATGGATTGTACTGTTGCATGTCCAGCTGGATATGAACCAGATGCTAGTATAACAGCTAAAGCTCAGGAAATTGCGACTGAGACAGGAGCAGTCATTGCGGTATCCAATAACCCGCAAGATGCAGTTAGTGGAGCAGATTTTATCTATACAGATGTATGGACGAGTATGGGGCAAGAAGAAGAGCAACAAGCGCGTCTTCAAGCACTTCAACCTTTTCAAGTAAATGAAGAATTAATGCAATTAGCCGCTTCAGACTACACCTTTATGCACTGTCTTCCGGCACATCGTGGGGAAGAAGTAACCAAGAAAGTAATAGATGGAGCGCACTCAGTCATCTTCGAGCAAGCAGGCAATCGTCTACACGTACAGAAAGCGCTTCTAGTGGCATTATTAGGGTAATCAAGGCATCCCAATTGGGGTGCTTTTTTGTTTTGAATTTTCTAAAAAGCCTTACTATACTTCTTAATTATGGAAAAATTTAAACAAAATTCGACAGAAAATTAAACCGATAAGACTGTTCGTTAATTAGGTCTTATTGTAAATTCGGGGAAATGCTAGAATTAGATTCAAGGTAATCCAGTTAATTGGATTAAATTTTACAAGGAGGAATGATTTCGCATGAACAAAAAGTTAATCGTAGGTCTTTCAACGGCATTTTTGTTAATGTCTTCACCAGCGTTGGCCGAAAAGCCTGAGGCAGGAAAGGCTCAGCAAAAAGTTGACAAAGTATTAATTCAGCAACAGGAAGAAGAACAAAAAGAAATGTCTCAAAAGATGGAAACGATGCATCAGCAACATCCAGATGCGCATATCAAGAAACATGCAAACAAAATCATTTCTAATGTAGACAAGATCGAGAAAGATGTGTACGAAATTACAAAAGGCGTTATGAACTATAACGAAGATAATTCGTACATAGACAAGGATTTTGAAGATTTCGACAAAACGCAGCAGTATGTAGAAAAGAAATTAAATAAACAAGAGAAAAAGCTAGATAGCTTTAATAACAAAATTACTGCATTAGCTCAGAAAACAGATGGCGATAACCCGAGAATTACAGAGTTGTACGAGCGTATCGACGAGCTACAAGCTGATGTGCACTATGTATATGCAAAGCTTGACCGTATGAATTTTGTTCGTGAAACCCCAGAAGAGGATATGGAATATAAAGCTCCTGCAAAAGAGTTAATGTCTGAAGTTAATGGCGTAGAACGTGATGTTTATTATATCACGCAAGAGTTAGATAACTTCCACGATGGACAACTTGAAGGTCAATTCGAAACATATGCAGAAGCTCAAGAATATTTTGAAGGTAAGTTAGAACAAGAGCAAAGTGAATTAAGCAACTATGACAATGAAATTGCAGCATTAGCAGAAGATGCTGGCACGTATAATCCAAGAGTTGTTGAGCTGTATGAACGTGTTGATGAACTAGATGAAGACATTGCATACATCTTAGCAAAGCTTGACCGTGTTGGATATGAACATGAAAATATGAATGATGAAAACACAGATGAAGATGGTCAAGACGAAGGCAGCCAAGATGAAGGTGACCAAACAGGTGAAGATGGTCAGGACGAAGGCAGCCAAGACGGAGATGACCAAACAGGTGAAGATGGTCAGGACGAAGGCAGCCAAGATGAAGGTGACCAAACAGGTGAAGATGGTCAGGACGAAGGCAGCCAAGATGAAGGTGACCAAACAGGTGAAGATGGTCAAGACGAAGGCAACCAAGATGAAGGTGACCAAACAGGTGAAGATGGTCAAGACGATGCAGCAGGTGAAGACGATCAAACAGATGGGGATAGCGTAGATGAAGTTGTACAAAACCCTACAGATATTGATCCTGCATTATTATCAGCAGTAAAAGAAAAATTACAACAATTCTTTGAAGTTGAAACACACTTAAATGCTGAAACAAATGAAATTGAAATTACTGCTACAAGCGAATTTATGCCTGGTCAAGTATATAACTTTAGCCTAACGCAAGAACAACTTGAAAGCATGGCTAAGCGATTTGGTAACAACTAATTGTAAGTTAAAAAAGCCGCGAGTTCTTAATTGAGCTCGCGGTTTTTTCGTTTTCTTAGGATGATATAGTGCTTACTATGTTACTTTATTCAGGC is from Bacillus tianshenii and encodes:
- the argF gene encoding ornithine carbamoyltransferase, whose product is MMAKEAAVLQGKDLLTLIDYTKEEIIQILESAVELKKAKKNGEILEPLKGKTLGMIFEKPSTRTRVSFEAGMTQLGGHAIYLDTKGSQLGRGETIGDTAQVLSEYVDAIMIRTFEHSKVVELAEAASIPVINGLTDDYHPCQALADLLTVYELKGTFENQKLVYVGDGNNVAHSLMIAAAKVGMDCTVACPAGYEPDASITAKAQEIATETGAVIAVSNNPQDAVSGADFIYTDVWTSMGQEEEQQARLQALQPFQVNEELMQLAASDYTFMHCLPAHRGEEVTKKVIDGAHSVIFEQAGNRLHVQKALLVALLG